One genomic window of Streptomyces sp. WP-1 includes the following:
- the panC gene encoding pantoate--beta-alanine ligase, with product MTTALLHTAQELHARTRKGRRAVVMTMGALHEGHATLFRRAREIAGPDGEVVVTVFVNPLQFGAGEDLDRYPRTLEADLKIAEQAGADAVFAPSVDEVYPGGDPQVRVTAGPMGECLEGSSRPGHFDGMLTVVAKLLHLSRPDVALYGQKDAQQLALIRRMVRDLNFGIEIVGVPTVREEDGLALSSRNRFLSADERRTALALSRALFAGRDRHAAQEALRARALEVPATQARAEALSAIGESRAAADAHAVATAAPGGPAAVRAAARQVLDEATRYDPPLEPDYLALVDPSDFTEIGDDFTGEAVLAVAARVGATRLIDNLPLTFGTLGAAS from the coding sequence ATGACCACCGCCCTGCTCCACACCGCCCAGGAGCTGCACGCCCGCACCCGCAAGGGCCGCCGCGCCGTCGTGATGACCATGGGCGCCCTGCACGAGGGCCACGCCACCCTCTTCCGCCGCGCGCGCGAGATCGCGGGCCCGGACGGCGAGGTCGTCGTGACCGTCTTCGTCAACCCGCTCCAGTTCGGCGCGGGCGAGGACCTGGACCGCTATCCGCGCACCCTGGAAGCCGATCTGAAGATCGCCGAACAGGCCGGTGCCGACGCCGTGTTCGCGCCCTCCGTGGACGAGGTCTACCCCGGCGGCGACCCCCAGGTCCGCGTCACCGCGGGCCCGATGGGCGAATGCCTGGAGGGCTCCTCCCGCCCCGGGCACTTCGACGGCATGCTGACCGTCGTCGCCAAGCTGCTCCACCTCAGCCGCCCCGACGTCGCCCTCTACGGCCAGAAGGACGCCCAGCAGCTCGCCCTGATCCGGCGCATGGTGCGGGACCTGAACTTCGGCATCGAGATCGTCGGCGTGCCGACCGTGCGCGAGGAGGACGGGCTCGCGCTGTCCAGCCGCAACCGCTTCCTGTCGGCCGACGAGCGCCGCACCGCCCTCGCGCTCTCCCGCGCGCTGTTCGCCGGCCGTGACCGGCACGCCGCGCAGGAGGCGCTGCGCGCGCGGGCCCTCGAAGTGCCCGCCACCCAGGCGCGCGCCGAGGCGCTGAGCGCGATAGGGGAGTCCCGCGCGGCCGCCGACGCGCACGCGGTGGCCACCGCCGCCCCCGGCGGCCCGGCCGCCGTCCGCGCCGCCGCCCGCCAGGTCCTGGACGAGGCGACCCGCTACGACCCGCCGCTCGAACCGGACTACCTCGCCCTGGTCGACCCGTCCGACTTCACCGAGATCGGCGACGACTTCACCGGCGAGGCCGTGCTCGCCGTCGCGGCCCGGGTCGGCGCCACCCGGCTGATCGACAACCTCCCGCTCACCTTCGGCACCCTCGGAGCCGCCTCGTGA